In the genome of Dermacentor andersoni chromosome 3, qqDerAnde1_hic_scaffold, whole genome shotgun sequence, one region contains:
- the LOC126545916 gene encoding nuclear speckle splicing regulatory protein 1 — MAAPKKYGLILPKKNDKPALSSACVFGDDSDDEHDKASIEKTMRKESMRNLKKIQTQLTLKKAMEEDPSVFEYDEVYDDLKKNKEEKKQEVTKDRKPRYIEQLLKSAELRKREGDRRTQRKIQKERETEGEAFGDKEAYVTSAYKRKMQEMQEEEEREMRQEQLNQMMDVTKQKDLSGFYRHLLKQEVGEERIPQNTDKPVEWPEKDEKPRTSKSIEEPSPAGRSSPENCKTSSSSSQRNRDSGDSQHSTQQATSEKHSESLSRKDRRGYRTRKISDPSEDEGSPPHNEPSASENVDRDIDADSDFEVDSEESSDEDESHAALPKEKENTSMPSSKRAKEDQLEANDGGKEDTTKEPATKVIERDWTALFRKRTVGDKFEAALARYFERKAELDVYRAAHGSVQ, encoded by the exons ATGGCGGCTCCCAAGAA GTATGGGCTCATTTTGCCAAAGAAGAATGACAAACCTGCTCTTTCTTCGGCGTGTGTGTTCGGAGATGACAGTGACGATGAG CACGACAAGGCATCCATCGAAAAGACTATGCGAAAAGAGTCGATGCGCAACCTCAAGAAAATTCAG acgCAGCTTACTCTTAAGAAAGCAATGGAAGAAGACCCATCAGTATTTGAATATGATGAAGTGTATGACGACTTGAAAAAGAATAAGgaggaaaagaaacaagaagTCACGAAAGACAGAAAG CCTCGGTACATCGAACAGCTGCTTAAGTCGGCTGAGCTACGCAAGCGAGAAGGTGACCGAAGGACACAGCGAAAGATACAGAAGGAACGTGAAACTGAAGGCGAGGCTTTCGGTGACAAGGAGGCATACGTCACATCGGCCTACAAGCGCAAAATGCAGGAAATGCAAGAGGAGGAAGAGCGTGAAATGCGGCAGGAACAATTGAACC AAATGATGGACGTCACAAAACAGAAAGACCTCAGTGGCTTCTACCGCCATCTGCTGAAGCAAGAAGTCGGGGAGGAGAGAATTCCTCAAAACACTGACAAGCCTGTAGAGTGGCCAGAGAAAGACGAGAAGCCCAGAACTTCCAAGAGCATCGAAGAGCCTTCTCCAGCTGGTCGCTCTTCACCTGAAAACTGCAAAACGTCGTCATCGTCTAGCCAGCGCAACAGGGACAGTGGAGACAGCCAACACAGCACACAGCAAGCCACTAGTGAAAAACACAGCGAAAGCTTATCCAGGAAAGACAGAAGGGGCTACAGAACAAGGAAGATCAGCGATCCTTCTGAGGATGAGGGCTCTCCACCACACAATGAACCTTCTGCGAGTGAGAATGTAGACAGAGACATAGATGCTGATAGCGACTTCGAAGTTGACTCGGAAGAATCCTCTGATGAAGATGAAAGCCACGCCGCTTTgccgaaagagaaagagaacACTTCGATGCCAAGCAGTAAACGAGCAAAGGAAGACCAGTTAGAAGCCAATGACGGGGGCAAAGAAGATACGACCAAGGAACCTGCCACAAAGGTCATTGAGAGAGACTGGACAGCCCTATTCCGTAAGAGGACAGTTGGCGACAAGTTCGAAGCAGCACTAGCACGATACTTTGAACGCAAAGCAGAATTGGATGTCTACAGGGCAGCACATGGTAGTGTCCAGTAG